From Zingiber officinale cultivar Zhangliang chromosome 5B, Zo_v1.1, whole genome shotgun sequence, the proteins below share one genomic window:
- the LOC121986403 gene encoding uncharacterized protein LOC121986403 isoform X3 → MTEFQTKGFHGYPIVPEVSHSNPFATQIGQECPEKKPQMAHFIGNTNHGKTPLAGIERFHFSSRKEGSVHSSPISLFNGVSEKDDKELDYLPRKRRKFDLQLPADVYIDIDDTEGSNKKNFSEHSYSAKDPKNGACSLYFENDVKLSLGSTHKEDHNVVNSPIHTNMSTDIVNLNAPTTDVDFGGPSDSASVQFLGSRMQSQWNKLHHSSVRSYTSISDGRGDQLTTSDYLYTDVDRKRGWPGKHRSTTDFLARTSDSENMETSQGTLPLNTSTRTNVMLPFDRNSPEIWPGPKLSDRFSNSVLMSPQVPASIKAKADVVRCAPSSVSSWRKPSTSTKDKPVTVQSLPSLCRSLNHSKKSLSLKTDDQIPITCEKRESIWHLTASLEPVTFVSHTNILHLGLHNDDNETRHSNLLKDHQNGYLRRDLKTSKNMNLNESYRGGIKGKHSYLADNKYSKLSEGPSWFSNTSLDESDVTKKHASRVDVSLSNEHMQLESSADAEIFGRKNREKIRNQINLNVEFACVDGPMPLEELHDCEVVTSSHSAPIFDAKMCSLSKHKQTTLSKKDGSEEQDPSGDSLRLAAQNLIALSMDCHGSSDGITPSMLEPSSDNLSWFAEVVFCSAEDPKICEDNGFDLFETMTLNLKEVKTNRCWPKESEKKDETKERDSTGAASMLFTKPRRGQARKRRQKRDFQKDILPGLASLSRHEVTEDLQNIGRMVKASGKPWKTGITRRNKCLNGATSQTSYTEIRDSERSLIGWGKTTRRCHRPRCPPGTLPTLS, encoded by the exons ATGACTGAGTTTCAAACTAAAGGCTTTCACGGATATCCTATTGTTCCAGAAGTATCGCATTCAAATCCTTTCGCAACTCAAATAGGACAAGAATGCCCTGAAAAGAAACCACAGATGGCTCACTTTATAGGAAACACCAATCATGGAAAGACACCACTTGCTGGTATTGAGAGGTTCCATTTTAGCTCAAGGAAGGAAGGTAGTGTTCATTCTTCTCCCATCTCATTATTTAATGGAGTTTCTGAAAAGGATGATAAGGAATTAGATTACCTGCCTcggaaaaggaggaagtttgaTCTTCAACTTCCAGCTGATGTGTATATAGACATTGATGATACTGAAGGCtctaataagaaaaatttttctgAACATTCTTATAGTGCTAAAGATCCCAAGAATGGAGCTTGTTCTCTCTATTTTGAGAATGATGTTAAGCTAAGTCTAGGGAGTACTCATAAAGAAGACCATAATGTGGTGAACTCACCAATACATACCAACATGTCAACCGACATAGTCAATTTAAATGCACCTACAACCGATGTTGATTTTGGAGGTCCTTCAGATTCAGCATCTGTACAATTTCTTGGTTCGAGGATGCAAAGCCAATGGAATAAGCTGCACCATTCATCTGTGAGATCGTATACTAGTATCAGTGATGGGCGTGGTGATCAGCTGACTACATCAGATTATTTGTATACAGATGTTGACCGAAAAAGAGGATGGCCTG GAAAACATAGGAGTACTACGGATTTTCTTGCTCGGACTTCTGATAGTGAGAACATGGAAACATCGCAAGGGACATTGCCTTTGAACACTAGTACTAGAACTAATGTTATGCTTCCATTTGATCGCAATAGCCCAGAGATATGGCCTGGGCCAAAGTTATCTGATAGATTCTCAAATTCAGTTCTGATGTCTCCTCAAGTGCCTGCTTCAATCAAAGCTAAGGCCGACGTAGTCCGTTGTGCACCTTCGTCTGTTTCATCTTGGAGAAAACCTTCCACCAGCACAAAGGACAAGCCAGTTACAGTtcaatcacttccttctttatgCCGGTCATTGAATCATAGTAAGAAGAGTTTGAGTCTCAAGACAGATGATCAAATTCCCATCACTTGTGAGAAGAGGGAGAGCATTTGGCACTTGACTGCCAGCCTTGAACCTGTTACTTTTGTGTCTCATACAAATATACTTCACCTTGGCCTTCACAATGATGATAATGAAACTCGTCATAGTAATCTACTAAAGGACCATCAGAATGGTTACCTGAGAAGGGACCTGAAAACCTCAAAGAATATGAACTTAAATGAATCATATCGAGGTGGCATTAAAGGTAAGCATAGTTATCTTGCTGATAACAAATATAGCAAATTGTCAGAGGGGCCTTCTTGGTTTAGCAATACATCCTTAGACGAATCCGATGTCACAAAGAAGCATGCCTCAAGGGTGGATGTTAGCTTATCGAATGAACACATGCAGCTGGAATCAAGTGCCGATGCTGAAATATTTGGTAGAAAGAACAGGGAAAAGATTAGGAATCAAATTAATCTGAATGTGGAGTTTGCATGTGTAGATGGTCCTATGCCTTTAGAGGAACTCCATGATTGTGAGGTAGTGACTTCATCGCACTCTGCGCCAATCTTTGATGCAAAAATGTGTAGCTTAAGTAAGCACAAACAGACAACCTTGAGCAAGAAAGATGGTTCAGAAGAACAGGACCCCTCGGGGGATTCACTTCGACTAGCTGCCCAAAATTTAATTGCTCTCTCTATGGATTGCCATGGTAGCTCGGACGGGATTACTCCAAGCATGTTGGAGCCTTCATCTGACAATCTGTCATGGTTTGCAGAGGTTGTATTCTGCAGTGCAGAAGATCCAAAGATATGCGAGGACAATGGCTTTGATCTCTTTGAGACCATGACTCTAAATCTGAAAGAGGTTAAGACGAATCGATGCTGGCCTAAAGAAAGCGAGAAAAAAGATGAGACAAAAGAGAGAGACAGCACAGGAGCTGCGTCGATGCTTTTCACAAAGCCTCGGCGTGGCCAGGCCAGAAAGAGGAGGCAAAAAAGGGACTTCCAGAAAGATATCCTTCCAGGCCTTGCATCACTGTCAAGGCATGAAGTGACTGAGGATCTTCAAAATATTGGCAGGATGGTGAAGGCCTCCGGTAAGCCTTGGAAGACAGGCATAACTAGAAGAAACAAATGTCTAAATGGAGCAACATCTCAAACGAGTTATACTGAAATAAGAGATAGCGAAAGGAGTCTGATCGGATGGGGAAAGACCACAAGGCGTTGCCATCGACCGAGATGTCCTCCCGGCACTCTTCCTACTTTGAGTTGA
- the LOC121986403 gene encoding uncharacterized protein LOC121986403 isoform X2 — protein MIGMATKVQGKNYLPGYFFLHDVKEDTSSWSGYYRDKQLSVNLNNGYIARSAFGFSEHDKVMLKQTMLEHEVIFHKQVYELHRLYKIQKDLMTEFQTKGFHGYPIVPEVSHSNPFATQIGQECPEKKPQMAHFIGNTNHGKTPLAGIERFHFSSRKEGSVHSSPISLFNGVSEKDDKELDYLPRKRRKFDLQLPADVYIDIDDTEGSNKKNFSEHSYSAKDPKNGACSLYFENDVKLSLGSTHKEDHNVVNSPIHTNMSTDIVNLNAPTTDVDFGGPSDSASVQFLGSRMQSQWNKLHHSSVRSYTSISDGRGDQLTTSDYLYTDVDRKRGWPGKHRSTTDFLARTSDSENMETSQGTLPLNTSTRTNVMLPFDRNSPEIWPGPKLSDRFSNSVLMSPQVPASIKAKADVVRCAPSSVSSWRKPSTSTKDKPVTVQSLPSLCRSLNHSKKSLSLKTDDQIPITCEKRESIWHLTASLEPVTFVSHTNILHLGLHNDDNETRHSNLLKDHQNGYLRRDLKTSKNMNLNESYRGGIKGKHSYLADNKYSKLSEGPSWFSNTSLDESDVTKKHASRVDVSLSNEHMQLESSADAEIFGRKNREKIRNQINLNVEFACVDGPMPLEELHDCEVVTSSHSAPIFDAKMCSLSKHKQTTLSKKDGSEEQDPSGDSLRLAAQNLIALSMDCHGSSDGITPSMLEPSSDNLSWFAEVVFCSAEDPKICEDNGFDLFETMTLNLKEVKTNRCWPKESEKKDETKERDSTGAASMLFTKPRRGQARKRRQKRDFQKDILPGLASLSRHEVTEDLQNIGRMVKASGKPWKTGITRRNKCLNGATSQTSYTEIRDSERSLIGWGKTTRRCHRPRCPPGTLPTLS, from the exons ATGATTG GAATGGCAACAAAAGTACAAGGAAAAAACTACCTTCCAGGATACTTTTTCTTACATGATGTTAAGGAAGATACCAGTAGCTGGTCTGGTTACTATCGAGATAAACAGTTAAGTGTGAATCTCAATAATGGTTATATAGCAAGGTCTGCATTTGGGTTCTCTGAACACGATAAAGTGATGCTAAAACAGACAATGCTTGAACATGAAGTGATATTCCATAAACAG GTGTATGAACTTCATCGTCTCTATAAAATACAAAAGGACCTAATGACTGAGTTTCAAACTAAAGGCTTTCACGGATATCCTATTGTTCCAGAAGTATCGCATTCAAATCCTTTCGCAACTCAAATAGGACAAGAATGCCCTGAAAAGAAACCACAGATGGCTCACTTTATAGGAAACACCAATCATGGAAAGACACCACTTGCTGGTATTGAGAGGTTCCATTTTAGCTCAAGGAAGGAAGGTAGTGTTCATTCTTCTCCCATCTCATTATTTAATGGAGTTTCTGAAAAGGATGATAAGGAATTAGATTACCTGCCTcggaaaaggaggaagtttgaTCTTCAACTTCCAGCTGATGTGTATATAGACATTGATGATACTGAAGGCtctaataagaaaaatttttctgAACATTCTTATAGTGCTAAAGATCCCAAGAATGGAGCTTGTTCTCTCTATTTTGAGAATGATGTTAAGCTAAGTCTAGGGAGTACTCATAAAGAAGACCATAATGTGGTGAACTCACCAATACATACCAACATGTCAACCGACATAGTCAATTTAAATGCACCTACAACCGATGTTGATTTTGGAGGTCCTTCAGATTCAGCATCTGTACAATTTCTTGGTTCGAGGATGCAAAGCCAATGGAATAAGCTGCACCATTCATCTGTGAGATCGTATACTAGTATCAGTGATGGGCGTGGTGATCAGCTGACTACATCAGATTATTTGTATACAGATGTTGACCGAAAAAGAGGATGGCCTG GAAAACATAGGAGTACTACGGATTTTCTTGCTCGGACTTCTGATAGTGAGAACATGGAAACATCGCAAGGGACATTGCCTTTGAACACTAGTACTAGAACTAATGTTATGCTTCCATTTGATCGCAATAGCCCAGAGATATGGCCTGGGCCAAAGTTATCTGATAGATTCTCAAATTCAGTTCTGATGTCTCCTCAAGTGCCTGCTTCAATCAAAGCTAAGGCCGACGTAGTCCGTTGTGCACCTTCGTCTGTTTCATCTTGGAGAAAACCTTCCACCAGCACAAAGGACAAGCCAGTTACAGTtcaatcacttccttctttatgCCGGTCATTGAATCATAGTAAGAAGAGTTTGAGTCTCAAGACAGATGATCAAATTCCCATCACTTGTGAGAAGAGGGAGAGCATTTGGCACTTGACTGCCAGCCTTGAACCTGTTACTTTTGTGTCTCATACAAATATACTTCACCTTGGCCTTCACAATGATGATAATGAAACTCGTCATAGTAATCTACTAAAGGACCATCAGAATGGTTACCTGAGAAGGGACCTGAAAACCTCAAAGAATATGAACTTAAATGAATCATATCGAGGTGGCATTAAAGGTAAGCATAGTTATCTTGCTGATAACAAATATAGCAAATTGTCAGAGGGGCCTTCTTGGTTTAGCAATACATCCTTAGACGAATCCGATGTCACAAAGAAGCATGCCTCAAGGGTGGATGTTAGCTTATCGAATGAACACATGCAGCTGGAATCAAGTGCCGATGCTGAAATATTTGGTAGAAAGAACAGGGAAAAGATTAGGAATCAAATTAATCTGAATGTGGAGTTTGCATGTGTAGATGGTCCTATGCCTTTAGAGGAACTCCATGATTGTGAGGTAGTGACTTCATCGCACTCTGCGCCAATCTTTGATGCAAAAATGTGTAGCTTAAGTAAGCACAAACAGACAACCTTGAGCAAGAAAGATGGTTCAGAAGAACAGGACCCCTCGGGGGATTCACTTCGACTAGCTGCCCAAAATTTAATTGCTCTCTCTATGGATTGCCATGGTAGCTCGGACGGGATTACTCCAAGCATGTTGGAGCCTTCATCTGACAATCTGTCATGGTTTGCAGAGGTTGTATTCTGCAGTGCAGAAGATCCAAAGATATGCGAGGACAATGGCTTTGATCTCTTTGAGACCATGACTCTAAATCTGAAAGAGGTTAAGACGAATCGATGCTGGCCTAAAGAAAGCGAGAAAAAAGATGAGACAAAAGAGAGAGACAGCACAGGAGCTGCGTCGATGCTTTTCACAAAGCCTCGGCGTGGCCAGGCCAGAAAGAGGAGGCAAAAAAGGGACTTCCAGAAAGATATCCTTCCAGGCCTTGCATCACTGTCAAGGCATGAAGTGACTGAGGATCTTCAAAATATTGGCAGGATGGTGAAGGCCTCCGGTAAGCCTTGGAAGACAGGCATAACTAGAAGAAACAAATGTCTAAATGGAGCAACATCTCAAACGAGTTATACTGAAATAAGAGATAGCGAAAGGAGTCTGATCGGATGGGGAAAGACCACAAGGCGTTGCCATCGACCGAGATGTCCTCCCGGCACTCTTCCTACTTTGAGTTGA
- the LOC121986405 gene encoding uncharacterized protein LOC121986405: MSWRGSMTRTLLAAARSSSSRPLPATSPLQRRRFSAASPRSMEEIGCAQSFLPLYSAMATPRLSSHLSASAARACCELSQGT; the protein is encoded by the exons ATGTCGTGGCGTGGTTCTATGACGAGAACATTGCTCGCTGCCGCACGTTCCTCGTCCTCTCGGCCTCTTCCTGCCACCTCCCCCCTCCAACGACGCCGGTTCTCCGCTGCCTCTCCCCG ATCCATGGAGGAAATCGGGTGCGCGCAATCGTTCCTTCCGCTTTACAGCGCGATGGCCACCCCTCGACTCTCCTCCCACCTGTCGGCCAGCGCCGCGAGAGCATGCTGTGAGCTCTCACAGG GTACTTAA
- the LOC121986403 gene encoding uncharacterized protein LOC121986403 isoform X1 — MIGLEIAGMATKVQGKNYLPGYFFLHDVKEDTSSWSGYYRDKQLSVNLNNGYIARSAFGFSEHDKVMLKQTMLEHEVIFHKQVYELHRLYKIQKDLMTEFQTKGFHGYPIVPEVSHSNPFATQIGQECPEKKPQMAHFIGNTNHGKTPLAGIERFHFSSRKEGSVHSSPISLFNGVSEKDDKELDYLPRKRRKFDLQLPADVYIDIDDTEGSNKKNFSEHSYSAKDPKNGACSLYFENDVKLSLGSTHKEDHNVVNSPIHTNMSTDIVNLNAPTTDVDFGGPSDSASVQFLGSRMQSQWNKLHHSSVRSYTSISDGRGDQLTTSDYLYTDVDRKRGWPGKHRSTTDFLARTSDSENMETSQGTLPLNTSTRTNVMLPFDRNSPEIWPGPKLSDRFSNSVLMSPQVPASIKAKADVVRCAPSSVSSWRKPSTSTKDKPVTVQSLPSLCRSLNHSKKSLSLKTDDQIPITCEKRESIWHLTASLEPVTFVSHTNILHLGLHNDDNETRHSNLLKDHQNGYLRRDLKTSKNMNLNESYRGGIKGKHSYLADNKYSKLSEGPSWFSNTSLDESDVTKKHASRVDVSLSNEHMQLESSADAEIFGRKNREKIRNQINLNVEFACVDGPMPLEELHDCEVVTSSHSAPIFDAKMCSLSKHKQTTLSKKDGSEEQDPSGDSLRLAAQNLIALSMDCHGSSDGITPSMLEPSSDNLSWFAEVVFCSAEDPKICEDNGFDLFETMTLNLKEVKTNRCWPKESEKKDETKERDSTGAASMLFTKPRRGQARKRRQKRDFQKDILPGLASLSRHEVTEDLQNIGRMVKASGKPWKTGITRRNKCLNGATSQTSYTEIRDSERSLIGWGKTTRRCHRPRCPPGTLPTLS; from the exons ATGATTG GTTTAGAGATTGCAGGAATGGCAACAAAAGTACAAGGAAAAAACTACCTTCCAGGATACTTTTTCTTACATGATGTTAAGGAAGATACCAGTAGCTGGTCTGGTTACTATCGAGATAAACAGTTAAGTGTGAATCTCAATAATGGTTATATAGCAAGGTCTGCATTTGGGTTCTCTGAACACGATAAAGTGATGCTAAAACAGACAATGCTTGAACATGAAGTGATATTCCATAAACAG GTGTATGAACTTCATCGTCTCTATAAAATACAAAAGGACCTAATGACTGAGTTTCAAACTAAAGGCTTTCACGGATATCCTATTGTTCCAGAAGTATCGCATTCAAATCCTTTCGCAACTCAAATAGGACAAGAATGCCCTGAAAAGAAACCACAGATGGCTCACTTTATAGGAAACACCAATCATGGAAAGACACCACTTGCTGGTATTGAGAGGTTCCATTTTAGCTCAAGGAAGGAAGGTAGTGTTCATTCTTCTCCCATCTCATTATTTAATGGAGTTTCTGAAAAGGATGATAAGGAATTAGATTACCTGCCTcggaaaaggaggaagtttgaTCTTCAACTTCCAGCTGATGTGTATATAGACATTGATGATACTGAAGGCtctaataagaaaaatttttctgAACATTCTTATAGTGCTAAAGATCCCAAGAATGGAGCTTGTTCTCTCTATTTTGAGAATGATGTTAAGCTAAGTCTAGGGAGTACTCATAAAGAAGACCATAATGTGGTGAACTCACCAATACATACCAACATGTCAACCGACATAGTCAATTTAAATGCACCTACAACCGATGTTGATTTTGGAGGTCCTTCAGATTCAGCATCTGTACAATTTCTTGGTTCGAGGATGCAAAGCCAATGGAATAAGCTGCACCATTCATCTGTGAGATCGTATACTAGTATCAGTGATGGGCGTGGTGATCAGCTGACTACATCAGATTATTTGTATACAGATGTTGACCGAAAAAGAGGATGGCCTG GAAAACATAGGAGTACTACGGATTTTCTTGCTCGGACTTCTGATAGTGAGAACATGGAAACATCGCAAGGGACATTGCCTTTGAACACTAGTACTAGAACTAATGTTATGCTTCCATTTGATCGCAATAGCCCAGAGATATGGCCTGGGCCAAAGTTATCTGATAGATTCTCAAATTCAGTTCTGATGTCTCCTCAAGTGCCTGCTTCAATCAAAGCTAAGGCCGACGTAGTCCGTTGTGCACCTTCGTCTGTTTCATCTTGGAGAAAACCTTCCACCAGCACAAAGGACAAGCCAGTTACAGTtcaatcacttccttctttatgCCGGTCATTGAATCATAGTAAGAAGAGTTTGAGTCTCAAGACAGATGATCAAATTCCCATCACTTGTGAGAAGAGGGAGAGCATTTGGCACTTGACTGCCAGCCTTGAACCTGTTACTTTTGTGTCTCATACAAATATACTTCACCTTGGCCTTCACAATGATGATAATGAAACTCGTCATAGTAATCTACTAAAGGACCATCAGAATGGTTACCTGAGAAGGGACCTGAAAACCTCAAAGAATATGAACTTAAATGAATCATATCGAGGTGGCATTAAAGGTAAGCATAGTTATCTTGCTGATAACAAATATAGCAAATTGTCAGAGGGGCCTTCTTGGTTTAGCAATACATCCTTAGACGAATCCGATGTCACAAAGAAGCATGCCTCAAGGGTGGATGTTAGCTTATCGAATGAACACATGCAGCTGGAATCAAGTGCCGATGCTGAAATATTTGGTAGAAAGAACAGGGAAAAGATTAGGAATCAAATTAATCTGAATGTGGAGTTTGCATGTGTAGATGGTCCTATGCCTTTAGAGGAACTCCATGATTGTGAGGTAGTGACTTCATCGCACTCTGCGCCAATCTTTGATGCAAAAATGTGTAGCTTAAGTAAGCACAAACAGACAACCTTGAGCAAGAAAGATGGTTCAGAAGAACAGGACCCCTCGGGGGATTCACTTCGACTAGCTGCCCAAAATTTAATTGCTCTCTCTATGGATTGCCATGGTAGCTCGGACGGGATTACTCCAAGCATGTTGGAGCCTTCATCTGACAATCTGTCATGGTTTGCAGAGGTTGTATTCTGCAGTGCAGAAGATCCAAAGATATGCGAGGACAATGGCTTTGATCTCTTTGAGACCATGACTCTAAATCTGAAAGAGGTTAAGACGAATCGATGCTGGCCTAAAGAAAGCGAGAAAAAAGATGAGACAAAAGAGAGAGACAGCACAGGAGCTGCGTCGATGCTTTTCACAAAGCCTCGGCGTGGCCAGGCCAGAAAGAGGAGGCAAAAAAGGGACTTCCAGAAAGATATCCTTCCAGGCCTTGCATCACTGTCAAGGCATGAAGTGACTGAGGATCTTCAAAATATTGGCAGGATGGTGAAGGCCTCCGGTAAGCCTTGGAAGACAGGCATAACTAGAAGAAACAAATGTCTAAATGGAGCAACATCTCAAACGAGTTATACTGAAATAAGAGATAGCGAAAGGAGTCTGATCGGATGGGGAAAGACCACAAGGCGTTGCCATCGACCGAGATGTCCTCCCGGCACTCTTCCTACTTTGAGTTGA
- the LOC121986406 gene encoding serine/threonine-protein kinase SAPK10-like — protein MATHRAALTVGPAMDLPIMHDSDRYELVKDIGSGNFGIARLMRDKQTKELVAVKYIERGEKIDENVKREIINHRLLRHPNIIRFKEVILTPTHLAIVMEYASGGELFERICNAGRFSEDEARFFFQQLISGVSYCHSMQVCHRDLKLENTLLDGSVAPRLKICDFGYSKSSVLHSQPKSTVGTPAYIAPEVLLKKEYDGKIADVWSCGVTLYVMLVGAYPFEDPEEPKNFRKTIERILSVQYSIPDSISISPECQHLISSIFVANPAMRITIPDICNHGWFLKNLPADLMDDTTMSNQYEEPDQPMQSSDEIMQILAEATIPAVGTSGLNQHLFGSLDLDDDDMESFDSDPDLDIESSGEMIYAM, from the exons ATGGCCACTCATCGGGCTGCGCTCACGGTGGGTCCAGCGATGGATCTGCCGATAATGCACGACAGTGATCGGTACGAGCTGGTGAAGGACATCGGGTCGGGGAACTTCGGGATCGCCAGGCTGATGCGGGACAAGCAGACCAAGGAGCTCGTCGCTGTCAAGTACATCGAGAGAGGCGAGAAG ATAGATGAAAATGTTAAAAGAGAGATAATTAACCATCGGTTGTTGAGGCATCCTAATATAATCAGATTTAAAGAG GTTATTTTAACTCCTACCCATTTGGCGATTGTCATGGAATATGCTTCTGGTGGTGAACTTTTTGAAAGAATTTGTAATGCAGGACGCTTCAGTGAGGATGAG GCGCGATTTTTCTTCCAGCAACTTATATCTGGAGTTAGCTACTGTCACTCAATG CAAGTATGCCACCGTGATTTGAAGCTTGAAAACACTTTGTTAGATGGAAGTGTTGCTCCTCGTTTGAAGATATGTGATTTTGGATATTCCAAG TCATCTGTTCTGCACTCACAACCAAAATCCACTGTGGGAACTCCTGCATATATTGCTCCTGAAGTGCTACTCAAGAAAGAATATGATGGCAAG ATAGCTGATGTGTGGTCTTGTGGTGTCACTTTATATGTAATGTTGGTCGGAGCATATCCCTTTGAAGACCCGGAGGAACCTAAAAATTTCCGAAAGACGATAGAG CGCATACTGAGTGTTCAATATTCGATTCCTGACAGCATTTCCATATCTCCAGAATGTCAACACTTGATCTCGAGTATCTTTGTTGCCAATCCTGCTATG AGAATTACGATTCCTGATATATGTAACCACGGGTGGTTCTTGAAGAATCTTCCGGCTGATCTGATGGATGACACCACAATGAGCAACCAGTATGAGGAGCCTGACCAACCGATGCAAAGCAGCGACGAGATAATGCAGATCTTGGCAGAGGCAACGATCCCTGCAGTTGGTACTAGTGGACTGAACCAGCACCTTTTTGGTAGTCTTGATCTTGACGATGATGATATGGAGAGTTTCGACTCCGATCCAGACCTTGACATTGAAAGCAGCGGGGAAATGATCTACGCTATGTAA